A portion of the Streptomyces erythrochromogenes genome contains these proteins:
- a CDS encoding bifunctional 5,10-methylenetetrahydrofolate dehydrogenase/5,10-methenyltetrahydrofolate cyclohydrolase has product MDGTALARRISEQTAALAAKITERTGTAPCLATVLVGEDPASVTYVRMKQNRCAKAGITSRHVELPASTTTEELVAAITALSEDPEISGILLQHPVPHHIDERAAFEAIAPGKDVDGVTMHSFAAMGFGLPGFVSCTPGGIMRLLAAYDVDLTGKHAVVVGRSAILGKPAGMLLLEQNATVTYCHSRTQDLSSIVRQADVLVAAVGKAEFIRGEDIKPGAVVLDAGYNEGNVGDVHFESAAARASLITPVPGGVGPMTIAVLLEQTVQAAAAQAGLDLAEL; this is encoded by the coding sequence ATGGACGGCACCGCCCTCGCCCGCCGCATCTCGGAGCAGACCGCCGCCCTCGCGGCGAAGATCACCGAGCGCACCGGCACCGCGCCCTGCCTCGCGACCGTACTGGTCGGCGAGGACCCCGCCTCCGTCACCTACGTCCGCATGAAGCAGAACCGCTGCGCGAAGGCCGGGATCACCTCCCGCCACGTGGAGCTGCCGGCCTCGACCACCACGGAGGAGCTGGTCGCGGCGATCACGGCCCTGTCCGAGGACCCGGAGATCAGCGGCATCCTGCTCCAGCACCCCGTTCCGCACCACATCGACGAGCGCGCCGCCTTCGAGGCCATCGCCCCCGGCAAGGACGTGGACGGGGTCACCATGCACTCCTTCGCGGCCATGGGCTTCGGCCTGCCGGGCTTCGTCTCCTGCACCCCGGGCGGCATCATGCGCCTGCTCGCCGCGTACGACGTGGACCTGACCGGCAAGCACGCCGTGGTCGTCGGCCGCAGCGCGATCCTGGGCAAGCCGGCCGGGATGCTGCTGCTGGAGCAGAACGCCACCGTCACCTACTGCCACTCCCGTACCCAGGACCTGTCCTCGATCGTGCGCCAGGCGGACGTGCTGGTCGCGGCCGTCGGCAAGGCCGAGTTCATCCGGGGCGAGGACATCAAGCCGGGTGCCGTGGTCCTGGACGCCGGCTACAACGAGGGCAACGTCGGCGACGTCCACTTCGAGTCGGCGGCGGCCCGGGCCTCGCTGATCACGCCCGTGCCGGGCGGTGTCGGCCCGATGACCATCGCCGTCCTGCTGGAGCAGACCGTGCAGGCCGCCGCGGCGCAGGCCGGGCTGGACCTCGCCGAGCTCTGA
- a CDS encoding methyltransferase domain-containing protein, protein MTRTFDHLVAEAESVSVDGWDFSWLDGRATEQRPSWGYQRLLAERLARVRSALDIQTGGGEVLAGSGPLPPLTVATESWPPNIERATRLLHPLGAVVVADSDEPPLPFGDEAFELVTSRHPVTIWWDEIARVLTPGGTYLSQQVGPASVFELVEFFLGPQPEEVRRARHPDDAVADATKAGLEVLDLRSERLRTEFHDIGAVIYFLRKVIWMVPGFTVGQYRDRLRELHERIQRDGPFVAHTARFLIEARKTG, encoded by the coding sequence ATGACGCGTACTTTCGACCATCTTGTCGCCGAGGCCGAGTCCGTGTCCGTGGACGGCTGGGACTTCTCCTGGCTCGACGGGCGGGCCACCGAGCAGCGTCCTTCCTGGGGGTACCAGCGCCTGCTGGCCGAGCGCCTGGCCCGGGTCCGGTCGGCCCTGGACATCCAGACCGGCGGCGGCGAGGTCCTCGCCGGGTCCGGTCCCCTGCCGCCCTTGACGGTGGCCACGGAGTCCTGGCCGCCCAATATCGAGCGGGCGACCCGGCTGCTGCACCCGCTGGGCGCGGTGGTGGTCGCTGACTCCGACGAGCCGCCCCTGCCCTTCGGCGACGAGGCCTTCGAGCTGGTGACCAGCCGACACCCGGTGACCATCTGGTGGGACGAGATCGCCCGGGTGCTGACACCGGGCGGAACGTATCTCTCGCAGCAGGTCGGCCCGGCGAGCGTCTTCGAACTCGTCGAATTCTTTCTCGGGCCCCAGCCCGAGGAGGTGCGGCGCGCCCGGCACCCCGACGACGCGGTCGCCGACGCCACGAAGGCGGGCCTTGAAGTCCTGGACCTGCGCTCCGAACGGCTGCGCACCGAGTTCCACGACATCGGAGCCGTGATCTACTTTCTACGGAAGGTGATCTGGATGGTGCCCGGCTTCACGGTCGGGCAGTACCGGGACCGCTTGCGCGAGCTGCACGAACGGATCCAGCGCGACGGTCCGTTCGTCGCGCACACCGCCCGCTTCCTGATCGAAGCCCGCAAAACGGGCTGA
- a CDS encoding RNA polymerase sigma factor: protein MSLSPSRTFPPEIAESEALVALVERGREQGHINGDDVRQAFEAGRIPVDQWKRVLRSLNQVLDEEGVALHVSAAPATKAAAKKPRKAAAAPARTVAKKAAAAPRPIGARKTAAPAAATTVTSTASAISAPSAAAAAEAAPAEAAAEPKKRTVKKTAAKKTAVKKTAAAKKTSAKDSDEGETPAVEGEDWAAEDLVDEAEEEAPKAGAQGFVLSDDDEDDAPAQTVMVAGATADPVKDYLKLIGKVPLLNAEQEVELAKRIEAGLFSEYKLEEEEDHKPAFKRELEILVEDGRRAKNHLLEANLRLVVSLAKRYTGRGMLFLDLIQEGNVGLIRAVEKFDYTKGFKFSTYATWWIRQAITRAMADQSRTIRIPVHMVEIINKLARVQRQMLQDLGREPTPEELGKELDMTPEKVIEVQKYGREPISLHTPLGEEGDSEFGDLIEDSEAVVPADAVSFTFLQEQLQSILGTLSEREAGVVSMRYGLNDGQPKTLDEIGRVYGVTRERIRQIESKTMSKLRHPSRSQVLRDYLD, encoded by the coding sequence GTGTCGCTCAGCCCGTCCCGTACGTTCCCTCCGGAGATCGCCGAATCCGAGGCCCTCGTCGCGCTCGTCGAGCGCGGCCGCGAGCAGGGTCACATCAACGGTGACGACGTGCGCCAGGCCTTCGAGGCCGGCCGCATCCCGGTGGACCAGTGGAAGCGGGTCCTGCGCAGCCTGAACCAGGTCCTCGACGAGGAGGGTGTCGCCCTTCACGTCAGCGCGGCCCCTGCCACCAAGGCTGCCGCGAAGAAGCCCCGCAAGGCTGCCGCCGCCCCCGCCCGCACCGTGGCCAAGAAGGCCGCCGCCGCGCCCCGCCCCATCGGTGCGCGCAAGACCGCGGCCCCGGCCGCGGCCACCACGGTCACGTCCACGGCCTCGGCGATATCCGCTCCGTCGGCCGCCGCGGCTGCGGAGGCGGCGCCGGCCGAGGCCGCCGCCGAGCCGAAGAAGCGCACGGTCAAGAAGACCGCCGCCAAGAAGACCGCCGTGAAGAAGACCGCCGCGGCGAAGAAGACCAGCGCCAAGGACTCCGACGAGGGCGAGACCCCGGCCGTCGAGGGCGAGGACTGGGCGGCCGAGGACCTCGTCGACGAGGCCGAGGAGGAGGCGCCCAAGGCCGGCGCCCAGGGCTTCGTGCTGTCCGACGACGACGAGGACGACGCCCCGGCGCAGACCGTCATGGTCGCCGGCGCCACCGCCGACCCGGTCAAGGACTACCTCAAGCTCATTGGCAAGGTGCCCCTCCTCAACGCCGAGCAGGAGGTCGAGCTCGCCAAGCGCATCGAGGCCGGTCTCTTCTCCGAGTACAAGCTCGAAGAGGAGGAGGACCACAAGCCCGCCTTCAAGCGCGAGCTGGAGATCCTCGTCGAGGACGGCCGCCGTGCGAAGAACCACCTGCTGGAGGCCAACCTCCGTCTCGTGGTCTCCCTCGCCAAGCGCTACACCGGCCGCGGCATGCTCTTCCTGGACCTGATCCAGGAGGGCAACGTCGGCCTGATCCGCGCCGTGGAGAAGTTCGACTACACCAAGGGCTTCAAGTTCTCCACGTACGCGACCTGGTGGATCCGGCAGGCGATCACGCGTGCCATGGCCGACCAGTCGCGCACGATCCGCATCCCCGTCCACATGGTCGAGATCATCAACAAGCTCGCCCGTGTGCAGCGCCAGATGCTGCAGGACCTCGGCCGGGAGCCCACTCCGGAGGAGCTGGGCAAGGAACTCGACATGACCCCCGAGAAGGTCATCGAGGTCCAGAAGTACGGCCGCGAGCCGATCTCCCTGCACACCCCGCTGGGTGAGGAGGGCGACAGCGAGTTCGGTGACCTCATCGAGGACTCCGAGGCCGTCGTGCCCGCGGACGCGGTCTCCTTCACCTTCCTCCAGGAGCAGCTCCAGTCGATCCTGGGCACGCTCTCGGAGCGCGAGGCGGGCGTGGTCTCCATGCGCTACGGCCTCAACGACGGCCAGCCGAAGACCCTCGACGAGATCGGCCGCGTGTACGGGGTCACCCGTGAGCGCATCCGCCAGATCGAGTCGAAGACCATGTCGAAGCTGCGCCACCCGTCGCGTTCGCAGGTGCTGCGCGACTACCTCGACTGA
- a CDS encoding vWA domain-containing protein, translated as MVPDRGRPRHAPAGRGPPVSRSGKARAKAAAKPDPATQAFAEGLALVKQNPALGALDGKICREAGCPESPDGGLATITSNGVVHVHPTRRAEPREWAWTIAHALLHLGFGHVPAAKDENRTQPDRFDLAARCAVVNRFLLTFPVGRAPDHLPAGYPGGDEDELAARWRRDGIPAAYEHCGTAGRAPDQVLTTWRTWSTAVPDWQTAFAAALTRSVSAAMDVAGGRRDRTTGERVAQRPWDRALNWFVSSYPLLGGLAAGLTVVADAELARAQDIAVAAVSATAGEIYINPLRTFEDDEWRFILAHEMLHAALRHGERRGGRDPYLHNVAADYVVNDWLVEMRIGSMPEGLLHDPALRGLSVEEVYDRIATDLRRMRRLATLRGKGAGDILGEPLAHGAGRPYADLDDFYRRGLVQGFDLHVRDGRGLLPAGLVQEIRALAHPPVPWDARLARWFDEYVPRPEAVRSYARPARRQASTPGIPRAGRYFPPEEIARCTFGVVLDTSGSMNAALLGKALGAIASYAEARDVPAARVVFCDAAPYDAGYVPPTEIAGRVRVRGRGGTVLQPGIDLLQRAEDFPPAAPLLVITDGWCDTLRIRREHAYLIPQGASLPFTPRGPVFRLS; from the coding sequence ATGGTTCCTGATCGAGGCCGCCCGCGACATGCCCCGGCTGGTCGAGGCCCGCCGGTGAGCCGGAGCGGAAAGGCCCGGGCGAAGGCCGCCGCCAAGCCCGACCCGGCCACCCAGGCCTTCGCCGAGGGCCTGGCACTGGTCAAGCAGAACCCGGCCCTCGGCGCCCTCGACGGCAAGATCTGCCGCGAGGCCGGCTGCCCGGAGTCCCCGGACGGGGGCCTGGCCACCATCACCTCCAACGGCGTCGTCCACGTCCACCCCACCCGGCGGGCCGAGCCCCGGGAGTGGGCCTGGACGATCGCCCACGCCCTGCTCCACCTCGGCTTCGGCCACGTCCCCGCCGCCAAGGACGAGAACCGGACCCAGCCGGACCGCTTCGACCTCGCCGCCCGCTGCGCGGTCGTCAACCGCTTCCTGCTGACCTTCCCGGTCGGCCGCGCCCCCGACCACCTGCCCGCCGGTTACCCGGGCGGCGACGAGGACGAGCTCGCCGCCCGCTGGCGCCGCGACGGCATCCCGGCCGCCTACGAGCACTGCGGCACCGCCGGGCGCGCCCCCGACCAGGTCCTGACCACCTGGCGGACCTGGAGCACCGCCGTCCCCGACTGGCAGACCGCCTTCGCCGCCGCCCTGACCCGCAGCGTCTCCGCCGCCATGGACGTGGCCGGCGGCCGCCGTGACCGGACCACCGGCGAACGCGTGGCACAACGCCCCTGGGACCGGGCCCTGAACTGGTTCGTGTCCTCGTACCCGCTGCTCGGCGGGCTCGCCGCCGGCCTGACCGTCGTCGCCGACGCCGAGCTGGCCCGCGCCCAGGACATCGCCGTCGCCGCCGTCAGCGCCACCGCCGGGGAGATCTACATCAACCCGCTGCGCACCTTCGAGGACGACGAGTGGCGGTTCATCCTGGCCCACGAGATGCTGCACGCCGCCCTGCGCCACGGCGAGCGCCGCGGCGGCCGCGACCCGTACCTGCACAACGTCGCCGCCGACTACGTCGTCAACGACTGGCTGGTGGAGATGCGGATCGGCAGCATGCCCGAGGGGCTGCTGCACGACCCGGCGCTGCGCGGGCTCTCCGTCGAGGAGGTGTACGACCGGATCGCCACCGACCTGCGCCGGATGCGGCGCCTGGCCACCCTGCGCGGCAAGGGGGCCGGGGACATCCTGGGCGAGCCCCTCGCGCACGGCGCGGGGCGCCCGTACGCGGACCTCGACGATTTCTACCGGCGCGGCCTCGTCCAGGGCTTCGACCTGCACGTCCGCGACGGGCGCGGCCTGCTGCCCGCCGGGCTCGTCCAGGAGATCCGGGCCCTCGCCCACCCGCCCGTGCCCTGGGACGCCCGGCTCGCCCGCTGGTTCGACGAGTACGTGCCGAGGCCGGAGGCCGTACGGTCCTACGCCCGCCCGGCGCGCCGCCAGGCCTCGACCCCGGGCATCCCGCGCGCTGGCCGGTACTTCCCGCCCGAGGAGATCGCCCGCTGCACCTTCGGCGTGGTCCTCGACACCTCCGGGTCGATGAACGCCGCCCTGCTCGGCAAGGCGCTGGGAGCGATCGCCTCGTACGCCGAGGCCCGGGACGTACCGGCGGCGCGCGTCGTGTTCTGCGACGCGGCGCCGTACGACGCGGGCTACGTGCCGCCGACCGAGATCGCGGGCCGCGTCCGGGTCCGCGGCCGGGGCGGCACGGTGCTCCAGCCGGGCATCGACCTGCTCCAGCGGGCCGAGGACTTCCCGCCCGCGGCGCCGCTGCTGGTCATCACCGACGGCTGGTGCGACACCCTGCGCATCCGCCGCGAACACGCCTACCTGATCCCCCAGGGAGCCTCCCTCCCCTTCACCCCGAGGGGCCCGGTCTTCCGGCTGTCCTGA